In Zingiber officinale cultivar Zhangliang chromosome 6A, Zo_v1.1, whole genome shotgun sequence, a single genomic region encodes these proteins:
- the LOC121997793 gene encoding uncharacterized protein LOC121997793 isoform X1: protein MEPSATGAASIESHGFQDKVDCFLLEALENPRHRLTVLRMEFDIQRFMQNSDQHQYEFQHLPTSYLRCAAHRVAQHYGLLTTGIESTTVGLGSTLIAQKTPNSKFPVVLLSEIAVKQTEKETSGPFKIVLRPRPAKASPNADIHFGHKKDAVKSVEERKEEYNRARARIFNGSNSLDMDAPSAASTDSDEQELLLEEIERIHIKDGSYRVAIFRDREKDRSDPDYDRSYERYVRGPTPSQVGLQAGNSFQPAFLQYDANTSFNHLPRNESCFGPNPSMNPFCTSGYNQTTKDAFCMQWPSPAMMYAYSYEPFRQAPPYQQPLSFDHPRN from the exons ATGGAGCCTTCGGCGACCGGCGCGGCCTCAATCGAGAGTCATGGTTTCCAGGACAAGGTGGATTGTTTTCTCCTCGAAGCCCTAGAGAATCCTCGCCATCGTCTTACTG TTCTGCGTATGGAGTTTGACATCCAGAGGTTTATGCAGAATTCTGATCAACATCAATATGAATTTCAGCACTTGCCAACTTCCTATCTGAGATGTGCCGCTCATCGTGTTGCTCAGCATTATGGACTGCTTACCACGGGAATTGAAAGCACTACAGTTGGCCTAGGCAGCACGTTAATTGCCCAGAAGACGCCTAATAGTAAATTCCCAGTTGTTCTATTATCTGAAATCGCTGTTAAACAAACTGAAAAGGAAACATCTGGACCATTTAAGATCGTCCTTCGTCCAAGGCCAGCAAAGGCTTCCCCAAATGCTGATATTCATTTTGGACACAAGAAGGATGCAGTGAAGTCTGTGGAGGAGCGCAAGGAGGAATACAATAGAGCGCGGGCCCGCATCTTTAACGGTTCTAACAGTTTGGACATGGATGCACCATCAGCTGCTTCAACTGACAGCGATGAGCAAGAATTGCTGTTGGAGGAAATTGAAAGGATTCACATCAAAGATGGATCATACAGAGTTGCCATTTTCAGAGATAGGGAGAAGGACCGGTCTGATCCAGACTATGACCGGAGTTATGAAAG GTATGTTAGAGGACCCACTCCAAGCCAGGTAGGCTTGCAAGCAGGCAATTCTTTTCAGCCAGCTTTCCTACAGTACGATGCAAACACTTCTTTTAATCACTTGCCAAGGAACGAAAGTTGCTTTGGCCCTAACCCATCAATGAACCCATTTTGCACCTCTGGATACAACCAGACGACGAAGGATGCATTCTGCATGCAGTGGCCCAGCCCTGCGATGATGTATGCGTATTCCTACGAACCTTTTAGACAG GCGCCACCGTATCAACAACCTTTGAGCTTTGATCATCCAAGGAACTGA
- the LOC121997793 gene encoding uncharacterized protein LOC121997793 isoform X2 — protein MEPSATGAASIESHGFQDKVDCFLLEALENPRHRLTVLRMEFDIQRFMQNSDQHQYEFQHLPTSYLRCAAHRVAQHYGLLTTGIESTTVGLGSTLIAQKTPNSKFPVVLLSEIAVKQTEKETSGPFKIVLRPRPAKASPNADIHFGHKKDAVKSVEERKEEYNRARARIFNGSNSLDMDAPSAASTDSDEQELLLEEIERIHIKDGSYRVAIFRDREKDRSDPDYDRSYERYVRGPTPSQVGLQAGNSFQPAFLQYDANTSFNHLPRNESCFGPNPSMNPFCTSGYNQTTKDAFCMQWPSPAMMYAYSYEPFRQVNFQAPPYQQPLSFDHPRN, from the exons ATGGAGCCTTCGGCGACCGGCGCGGCCTCAATCGAGAGTCATGGTTTCCAGGACAAGGTGGATTGTTTTCTCCTCGAAGCCCTAGAGAATCCTCGCCATCGTCTTACTG TTCTGCGTATGGAGTTTGACATCCAGAGGTTTATGCAGAATTCTGATCAACATCAATATGAATTTCAGCACTTGCCAACTTCCTATCTGAGATGTGCCGCTCATCGTGTTGCTCAGCATTATGGACTGCTTACCACGGGAATTGAAAGCACTACAGTTGGCCTAGGCAGCACGTTAATTGCCCAGAAGACGCCTAATAGTAAATTCCCAGTTGTTCTATTATCTGAAATCGCTGTTAAACAAACTGAAAAGGAAACATCTGGACCATTTAAGATCGTCCTTCGTCCAAGGCCAGCAAAGGCTTCCCCAAATGCTGATATTCATTTTGGACACAAGAAGGATGCAGTGAAGTCTGTGGAGGAGCGCAAGGAGGAATACAATAGAGCGCGGGCCCGCATCTTTAACGGTTCTAACAGTTTGGACATGGATGCACCATCAGCTGCTTCAACTGACAGCGATGAGCAAGAATTGCTGTTGGAGGAAATTGAAAGGATTCACATCAAAGATGGATCATACAGAGTTGCCATTTTCAGAGATAGGGAGAAGGACCGGTCTGATCCAGACTATGACCGGAGTTATGAAAG GTATGTTAGAGGACCCACTCCAAGCCAGGTAGGCTTGCAAGCAGGCAATTCTTTTCAGCCAGCTTTCCTACAGTACGATGCAAACACTTCTTTTAATCACTTGCCAAGGAACGAAAGTTGCTTTGGCCCTAACCCATCAATGAACCCATTTTGCACCTCTGGATACAACCAGACGACGAAGGATGCATTCTGCATGCAGTGGCCCAGCCCTGCGATGATGTATGCGTATTCCTACGAACCTTTTAGACAGGTGAATTTTCAG GCGCCACCGTATCAACAACCTTTGAGCTTTGATCATCCAAGGAACTGA